Proteins from one Bactrocera neohumeralis isolate Rockhampton chromosome 3, APGP_CSIRO_Bneo_wtdbg2-racon-allhic-juicebox.fasta_v2, whole genome shotgun sequence genomic window:
- the LOC126752962 gene encoding UDP-galactose transporter senju, with product MSTNWRELFPTKLTFVIFLLYISLFIGQGIFVTASQEANNSYSYNTITVVLFTEILKLIVSASLYCRERNFKNLLQDVRKDSNVMLLYFVPAFLYCLYNNLAFVNLSTFDPTTYYLLLQLRVVITGILFQIIFKKYLTRRQWISLLLLTFGCMLKQVNLNSLYGDTNDDSEAAAVQQVSLGSTTATPPKVSGKNMSGFDFSLSALLILAQTVFSCLAGVYNEYLLKDKGADVNIFVQNVFMYIDSIVCNILILFLNGQLVGAFTAESLRAILRFNVIIIIVNNAAIGIVTSFFLKYMNSIVKTFASALELLFTAILCYFLFAIPIYINTALAIAVVSFAIYLYTQSPVVNTGKVRPLNTISEATLTTQDKRKLLDSDGDTDLEMDIV from the exons atgagtACAAATTGGCGTGAATTATTTCCAACAAAGCTCACATTTGTCATATTTCTGCTCTACATATCGTTATTCATTGGTCAAG GCATATTCGTAACCGCCTCTCAAGAAGCTAATAACTCCTATAGTTACAATACAATCACCGTGGTGCTGTTTACCGAAATACTAAAACTTATTGTGTCAGCCAGTTTATATTGCAGAGA gagaaattttaaaaatctactGCAAGATGTACGAAAGGATTCAAATGTCATGTTGTTATACTTTGTTCCTGCTTTTTTGTATTGTCTGTATAACAATTTAGCATTTGTCAACTTGTCAACGTTTGATCCAACGACTTATTACCTACTCCTCCAACTACGTGTCGTGATAACTGGCATTCTATTTCAG attatttttaaaaaatacctcACACGTCGCCAATGGATATCGTTATTATTGCTAACATTTGGTTGCATGTTAAAGCAAGTGAATCTGAACAGCTTATATGGAGACACAAATGACGATAGCGAAGCCGCTGCAGTACAGCAAGTCAGTTTGGGCAGTACGACTGCTACACCACCGAAGGTGAGCGGAAAAAATATGTCCGGTTTCGATTTTAGTTTAAGTGCACTGCTAATATTAGCACAAACAGTATTTTCCTGTCTTGCTGGCGTTTATAATGAATATTTGTTAAAGGATAAAGGTGCTGATGTGAATATATTTGTACAGAACGTCTTTATGTATATAGATTCGATTGTATGCAAtattctaatattatttttaaatggacAATTAGTTGGCGCATTTACGGCGGAAAGTCTGCGCGCTATTTTGCGATTTAATGTAATCATAATCATAGTAAACAACGCAGCCATTGGTATTGTTACAAGTTTCttcttaaaatatatgaattctaTTGTAAAGACTTTTGCAAGCGCCTTGGAGTTGCTATTCACAGCCATACTCTGCTATTTCCTTTTCGCCATACCTATTTATATTAATACCGCGCTTGCTATTGCTGTGGTATCTTTCGCAATATACCTATACACACAGAGTCCTGTAGTCAATACAGGCAAAGTACGCCCATTAAATACTATAAGCGAAGCTACACTAACAACACAAGATAAACGAAAGTTGCTAGACTCTGATGGTGATACGGATCTAGAAATGGATATAGTGTAG